A DNA window from Zingiber officinale cultivar Zhangliang chromosome 3A, Zo_v1.1, whole genome shotgun sequence contains the following coding sequences:
- the LOC122050678 gene encoding uncharacterized protein LOC122050678 has product MEPNLTASKHQQMTSNSFRQWSSEQRVGINNRSRMLLFWNPHCVSLEIKQWEEPFIHTIIQCKVVGTYYAVTFVYGQLSIPSRRHMWESLHQIATTMDLPWLIMGDFNSPLSSSDKCGGMDVTSYASADFLEFVIMAGMEDLHATGCKFTWTNGREVCKLDRAMVNKTWLEQDKSSVAEFRPPGIFSDHASCIVSILEPQRPQAKSFKFYNMWTTHHDFSRLVQENWTLANSMIREGVCQFKLKQKLLLLKKPLQQLNKESYQHIQERAKRGQIHLEEVQERVLTRGSVDEEYKEARNAADLLAQAEYLFYQQRANQKEQQKERNNGH; this is encoded by the exons ATGGAGCCAAACTTAACAGCTAGTAAGCACCAACAAATGACATCAAATAGTTTTAGGCAGTGGAGCTCTGAACAAAGAGTGGGAATCAACAACAGAAGCCGGATGCTTTTATTCTGGAATCCACATTGTGTCAGTTTGGAGATTAAGCAATGGGAAGAGCCGTTTATCCACACGATTATCCAGTGCAAGGTTGTAGGGACCTATTATGCAGTGACCTTTGTATATGGCCAACTATCCATCCCTAGCAGGAGACATATGTGGGAGAGTTTGCACCAGATTGCTACTACCATGGATTTACCCTGGCTCATTATGGGAGACTTTAACTCCCCATTATCCTCTTCTGATAAGTGTGGAGGAATGGATGTCACATCATATGCCTCAGCAGATTTCCTAGAGTTTGTGATCATGGCTGGGATGGAGGACTTGCACGCTACTGGATGTAAGTTCACATGGACAAATGGGCGAGAGGTATGCAAGTTAGACCGAGCAATGGTGAACAAAACTTGGTTGGAGCAGGATAAGAGCAGTGTAGCAGAATTTAGACCACCAGGGATTTTCTCAGATCATGCCTCCTGTATTGTCTCCATCTTAGAGCCTCAGAGACCACAAGCCAAGTCTTTCAAATTCTACAACATGTGGACTACACATCATGATTTTAGCCGGCTAGTACAAGAGAATtggacacttgcaaactcaatgATTAGGGAAGGTGTATGCCAGTTCAAACTAAAGCAAAAGCTCCTACTTCTTAAGAAGCCACTACAACAACTCAATAAAGAGAGCTACCAACACATACAAGAAAGAGCAAAGAGGGGACAGATACACCTAGAAGAAGTACAGGAAAGAGTTTTAACTCGAGGATCCGTGGATGAGGAATATAAAGAAGCCAGGAACGCTGCTGATCTCCTAGCACAGGCCGAGTACCTCTTCTACCAACAAAGggcaaa TCAAAAGGAACAACAAAAGGAGAGAAATAATGGCCATTGA